The Candidatus Brocadiaceae bacterium genome includes a window with the following:
- a CDS encoding 30S ribosomal protein S18 yields MARRKRTRRTRKNRCRFCRDKIQAVDYKDLENLQRLVSGEAALFGKKRSGNCSRHQRMVKRAVKLARFLALLPYL; encoded by the coding sequence GTGGCCCGACGCAAACGGACGAGGCGAACCCGTAAGAACCGTTGCCGGTTCTGCCGCGACAAGATTCAGGCTGTGGACTACAAGGACCTGGAGAACCTGCAGCGGCTGGTGTCCGGCGAGGCGGCCCTGTTCGGGAAGAAGCGGTCCGGCAACTGCTCCCGCCATCAGCGCATGGTGAAGCGGGCCGTCAAGCTTGCGCGCTTCCTGGCGCTCCTGCCCTACCTGTGA
- the dapA gene encoding 4-hydroxy-tetrahydrodipicolinate synthase, whose translation MYRVPEGCHTAGVTPFAGADGAEVDYAALRELVEFQLAGGVAGILAVGTTGESPTVTWAEHTRIIAETAGIVGGRACTIAGTGSNSTAESTESTRHAVRNGVNAVLLVEPYYNGPSSIEIRREYMAPLAREFADVQVIPYVIPGRTGTQLLPEDLALLAEECPNVRCVKEATGNPDNMRRTRRLCGPEFQIFSGDDGITASMMADEAIGACGVISVMSNVAPAAVSRLTRALLDGDAVEADRLSAALRPLFDIVTVKTQEESAYGPRACKARNPLPVKTLMRVLGMPVGPVRRPLGKMTERGLQVVLDAARAVWAANPEILQPIGDAFGVDIERRLSESEYWQDLCYHD comes from the coding sequence GTGTATCGGGTTCCTGAGGGGTGTCATACCGCGGGCGTGACGCCGTTCGCGGGCGCGGATGGGGCCGAGGTCGACTACGCGGCGTTGCGCGAACTGGTGGAGTTCCAACTGGCAGGCGGGGTGGCCGGCATCCTGGCCGTCGGGACGACCGGTGAGAGCCCCACGGTCACCTGGGCCGAGCACACCCGCATCATCGCCGAGACCGCCGGGATTGTCGGCGGCCGTGCCTGCACCATCGCCGGCACCGGGTCCAACAGCACGGCGGAATCCACCGAGAGCACCCGCCACGCCGTGCGGAACGGTGTGAACGCCGTCCTTCTGGTCGAGCCGTACTACAACGGCCCCAGCTCGATCGAGATCCGGCGCGAGTACATGGCGCCGCTCGCCCGCGAGTTCGCCGACGTTCAGGTCATCCCCTACGTCATCCCCGGCCGCACGGGCACGCAGCTCCTGCCGGAGGACCTGGCCCTGCTGGCCGAGGAGTGCCCGAACGTCCGCTGCGTCAAGGAAGCCACCGGCAATCCGGACAACATGCGCCGGACGCGCCGGCTCTGCGGACCGGAGTTCCAGATCTTCAGTGGCGACGACGGCATCACCGCATCGATGATGGCCGACGAGGCGATCGGGGCCTGCGGGGTGATCAGCGTTATGTCCAACGTGGCTCCGGCCGCCGTCTCCCGTCTGACGCGCGCCCTGCTGGACGGAGACGCCGTCGAGGCCGACCGGCTTAGCGCCGCCCTGAGGCCGCTGTTCGACATTGTGACGGTGAAGACGCAGGAAGAGAGCGCCTACGGGCCGCGCGCGTGCAAGGCGCGCAACCCGCTGCCCGTCAAGACGTTGATGCGAGTGCTCGGAATGCCCGTCGGACCGGTGCGCCGCCCGCTCGGCAAGATGACCGAGCGCGGCCTGCAGGTCGTTCTGGATGCGGCGCGGGCTGTCTGGGCCGCCAACCCGGAGATACTGCAGCCCATCGGGGACGCCTTCGGCGTGGACATCGAACGTCGCCTGTCGGAGTCCGAGTACTGGCAGGACCTCTGCTATCACGATTGA
- the pgsA gene encoding CDP-diacylglycerol--glycerol-3-phosphate 3-phosphatidyltransferase, with the protein MAARSLPNAITLARLALVPAIVALTYAHRPLPLAAAALLFAVATASDWLDGYLARRLHAQSTFGTVLDPLVDKILVLCVLFVLADRGLVPLWLALLNMARELAVTAVRQARSTPARPLGANWMGKTKFCLQTGFVGLAYAHLLLQSTGRALPGGKALLFWCLAGTTALSYGFLVRFWLHSAAAGDEVPRA; encoded by the coding sequence ATGGCGGCCCGGAGCCTCCCGAACGCGATCACGCTGGCCCGCCTGGCGCTCGTGCCGGCGATCGTCGCACTCACCTATGCCCACCGCCCCCTGCCGCTTGCCGCCGCCGCGCTGCTGTTCGCCGTCGCCACGGCCAGCGACTGGCTCGACGGCTACCTGGCGCGCCGGCTGCACGCGCAGTCGACGTTCGGGACCGTGCTGGACCCTCTGGTGGACAAGATCCTGGTCCTCTGCGTGCTCTTCGTCCTGGCCGACCGCGGCCTCGTCCCGCTGTGGCTCGCGCTGCTCAACATGGCCCGCGAGCTGGCCGTCACGGCCGTCCGACAGGCACGGTCCACCCCCGCCCGGCCCCTCGGCGCGAACTGGATGGGCAAGACGAAGTTCTGCCTCCAGACGGGCTTCGTCGGCCTGGCCTACGCGCACCTGCTGCTCCAGTCGACCGGGCGTGCCCTGCCGGGCGGCAAGGCCCTGCTCTTCTGGTGCCTTGCGGGCACCACGGCGCTGTCCTACGGCTTCCTGGTGCGTTTCTGGCTCCACAGCGCCGCCGCCGGCGACGAGGTGCCCCGCGCGTGA
- a CDS encoding PQQ-binding-like beta-propeller repeat protein, with protein MRSLTGRANRLSAAVVCAVLTVCGVLAGAGCAAVPPRDWPMWGYDAARSGATPMRIPKRLHLQWLRRLGTPRPAWPLQLDDIGKLDFDLSYTPVVMDDLVFVGSMVSDRVTAYRIDDGAEVWRFYTDGPVRLAPAAWDGRIYLVSDDGHLHCLNAQTGEQLWRFRAGPTDHLVLGNCRVVSMWAARGGPVVKDGTVYFAAGVWPFMGTFAYALDAASGAIVWQNTGESTNWQRQPHGGAYSFAGISPQGYLAATEDRLVVSGGRSTPALLDRHTGELLYLDVYGRGVGGYRVEADGEHFYNHGARHRLEDGQRDGDGLLVNEVLLERAERVADRVDGPIFTVLAARGRVLLTTADGTLYCFGPEVSQDPLVHDERAGFVGRAAVFPPPDGERGAAIVRRAAAIGGGYALFLGVGDGELMETVARRTELHLVGVDPDREKLEALRRHFDDAGLYGTRIALLPGRAADLKYPPYISSLIVVEDPAACGLSNDEVYELLRPYGGVAFVGDDVLVREGPLPDAGQWTHQYADAARSAVSRDDRVRLPLGLLWYGTVSNNNVLPRHAAGPRPQVAGGRLAILGVECIGARDVYTGRELWVRSFPGVGHPFTNLELEEKWRAGEDVYMSNIPGAAYIGSPYVTLPDSIYLRYRGRIHRLDAATGETLAEFPLYPEGTPPPNDWGPVSVWENLLITCTDPHEFDDRKLGWSESWNATSSSRLVVMDRFTGEVLWTRAARIGFRHNAIVAGNGRVTVIDGLSEQALEFMERRGAAPDAASRIISMNAPDGRVLWEADSDVFGTYLAYSEEHDILLESGSADGRRRLPDEPVPNVTARCGADGRTLWTGTLQFPAAIVGDLLFPARPGEALNLRDGTPAARPHPITGEEITEQYWKAYGCGAANASTHMLLFRSGAAGFFDLEHGSGTGNFGGFKSGCTANLIAADGVLNAPDYTRTCRCSYQNQTSLGLIHMPDADLWTAVTFGRGQGPIQRLGVNLGAPGSRRADNGTLWTPYPYTGAPGPDLGLLVNTVDFVDVPVRIVGVSASSGEDPAGTIDGNPATRWRIGDDRQGRFDQWIAYELNQPADMDCLDLAWAGPRGTRLQIQTSPDAQDWTTVLEMKGQGTGREARTCTLAPTRARWLRLTFGEHDELREDAKGERLAESASVYSLRLGGLVDPDAYAYFLPKPVFRKHTRLVDGADGLRWVAASGIRGLRYFRLQNVNPGGGLYTVTLHFAEPDDLRPGQRVFDIRLQGKVVAEEFDVVREAGGPDRAVTRTFTNVPIAESLLLELQQAPGSPHPPLLCGVELVQEG; from the coding sequence ATGAGGAGCCTTACCGGCCGGGCGAACAGGCTGTCGGCAGCGGTGGTCTGCGCCGTTCTGACCGTGTGCGGCGTCCTGGCGGGCGCCGGCTGCGCTGCCGTTCCCCCCCGGGACTGGCCGATGTGGGGATACGACGCGGCGCGCAGCGGCGCCACCCCGATGAGGATACCGAAGAGACTGCATCTGCAGTGGCTGCGGCGTCTGGGCACGCCGCGCCCCGCCTGGCCCCTGCAACTGGACGACATCGGCAAGCTCGACTTCGACCTGTCGTACACGCCGGTGGTCATGGACGACCTGGTGTTCGTGGGCTCGATGGTCAGCGACCGCGTCACGGCCTACCGGATCGACGACGGAGCGGAGGTCTGGCGCTTCTACACGGATGGGCCGGTCCGCCTGGCGCCGGCCGCATGGGACGGCCGCATCTACCTCGTCTCCGACGACGGGCACCTGCACTGTCTGAACGCGCAGACGGGCGAGCAGTTGTGGCGCTTCCGGGCCGGACCGACCGACCACCTTGTGCTGGGGAACTGCCGCGTCGTGAGCATGTGGGCGGCCCGCGGCGGCCCGGTGGTCAAGGACGGAACGGTCTACTTCGCCGCCGGCGTCTGGCCGTTCATGGGCACCTTCGCGTACGCCCTGGACGCGGCGAGCGGCGCGATCGTCTGGCAGAACACGGGGGAGTCCACCAACTGGCAGCGACAGCCCCACGGAGGCGCCTACTCCTTTGCCGGCATCTCGCCGCAGGGCTACCTGGCCGCCACCGAGGACCGCCTGGTGGTCTCCGGCGGCCGCTCCACCCCGGCGCTGCTCGATCGGCACACGGGCGAACTGCTGTATCTGGACGTCTACGGCAGGGGAGTGGGCGGGTACCGCGTGGAAGCCGACGGCGAGCACTTCTACAACCACGGCGCCCGCCACCGCCTGGAAGACGGCCAGCGCGACGGCGACGGACTCCTGGTCAACGAGGTCCTGCTGGAGCGCGCCGAGCGCGTGGCCGACCGCGTGGACGGCCCCATCTTCACCGTGCTGGCCGCCAGGGGACGCGTCCTCCTGACGACGGCCGACGGCACGCTGTACTGCTTCGGCCCCGAGGTCTCGCAGGACCCCCTCGTCCACGACGAGCGGGCCGGCTTCGTCGGCCGGGCTGCCGTTTTCCCGCCGCCCGACGGCGAGCGGGGGGCCGCCATCGTCCGCCGGGCCGCCGCGATCGGCGGCGGGTATGCGCTCTTCCTCGGCGTCGGCGACGGCGAACTGATGGAGACCGTAGCCCGGCGCACGGAGCTGCACCTTGTGGGCGTCGACCCCGACCGGGAGAAGCTCGAGGCCCTGCGCCGCCACTTCGACGACGCCGGCCTGTACGGCACCCGGATCGCGCTGCTCCCCGGCCGGGCGGCGGACCTGAAGTACCCGCCCTACATCTCATCGCTGATCGTGGTCGAGGACCCGGCCGCGTGCGGCCTCTCGAACGACGAGGTGTATGAACTGCTGCGCCCCTACGGGGGTGTGGCCTTCGTCGGAGACGACGTCCTGGTCCGTGAGGGCCCGCTGCCCGACGCAGGGCAGTGGACCCACCAGTATGCCGACGCGGCGCGGAGCGCCGTCAGCCGCGACGACAGGGTGCGCCTGCCGCTCGGGCTGCTCTGGTACGGCACCGTCAGCAACAACAACGTGCTCCCGCGCCACGCCGCCGGCCCCCGCCCCCAGGTGGCCGGCGGGCGGCTGGCGATCCTGGGCGTGGAGTGCATCGGTGCCCGGGACGTCTACACGGGACGCGAACTCTGGGTCCGCTCGTTCCCGGGAGTCGGCCATCCGTTCACCAACCTCGAGTTGGAGGAGAAGTGGCGCGCCGGAGAGGACGTCTACATGAGCAACATCCCCGGGGCCGCCTACATCGGCAGCCCCTACGTCACGCTGCCGGACAGCATCTACCTCCGCTACCGTGGCCGCATCCACCGCCTGGACGCCGCCACGGGGGAGACGCTGGCCGAGTTCCCGCTCTACCCGGAGGGCACGCCGCCGCCCAATGACTGGGGCCCCGTCAGCGTCTGGGAGAACCTGCTGATCACGTGCACCGATCCGCACGAGTTCGACGACCGGAAGCTCGGCTGGAGCGAGAGCTGGAACGCCACCTCCAGCAGCCGTCTGGTGGTCATGGACCGCTTCACCGGCGAGGTGCTCTGGACGAGGGCCGCCCGGATCGGCTTCCGCCACAACGCCATCGTGGCGGGCAACGGGCGCGTCACGGTGATCGACGGCCTCTCGGAACAGGCGCTCGAGTTCATGGAACGCCGCGGCGCCGCCCCCGACGCCGCCTCCCGAATCATCTCCATGAACGCCCCCGACGGACGGGTCCTCTGGGAGGCCGACAGCGATGTGTTCGGCACCTACCTGGCCTACAGTGAAGAACACGACATCCTGCTGGAGAGCGGCAGCGCCGACGGACGCCGGAGGCTGCCCGACGAACCCGTCCCCAACGTCACGGCGCGGTGCGGCGCCGACGGCCGCACCCTCTGGACGGGCACCCTGCAGTTCCCGGCCGCCATCGTCGGAGACCTGCTCTTCCCCGCACGGCCGGGCGAGGCACTGAACCTCCGGGACGGCACCCCCGCCGCACGGCCCCACCCGATCACCGGCGAGGAGATCACCGAGCAGTACTGGAAGGCCTACGGCTGCGGCGCCGCCAACGCCAGCACCCACATGCTGCTCTTCCGCTCCGGCGCGGCCGGGTTCTTCGACCTGGAACACGGCAGCGGCACGGGCAACTTCGGCGGCTTCAAGAGCGGCTGCACCGCCAACCTCATCGCCGCCGACGGCGTGCTGAACGCCCCGGACTACACGCGAACCTGCCGCTGCTCCTACCAGAACCAGACCTCCCTGGGCCTGATCCACATGCCCGACGCCGACCTCTGGACCGCCGTGACGTTCGGCCGCGGCCAGGGGCCGATCCAGCGCCTGGGCGTGAACCTGGGCGCCCCGGGAAGCCGACGCGCCGACAACGGAACCCTGTGGACGCCATACCCCTACACCGGCGCCCCCGGGCCGGACCTCGGCCTGCTGGTCAACACCGTCGACTTCGTCGACGTCCCCGTGCGCATCGTCGGCGTCTCCGCCTCCTCCGGTGAGGACCCCGCCGGCACGATCGACGGCAATCCCGCCACGCGCTGGCGCATCGGCGACGACCGGCAGGGCCGGTTCGACCAGTGGATCGCCTACGAACTGAACCAACCGGCGGACATGGACTGCCTGGACCTGGCCTGGGCCGGCCCGCGCGGTACCCGCCTGCAGATCCAGACGAGCCCGGACGCGCAGGACTGGACAACCGTCCTCGAGATGAAAGGACAGGGGACGGGGCGGGAGGCGCGCACCTGCACCCTCGCACCAACCCGCGCCCGGTGGCTGCGCCTCACGTTCGGCGAGCACGACGAGCTGCGCGAGGACGCCAAGGGGGAACGGCTGGCCGAGTCCGCCTCCGTCTACTCCCTGCGATTGGGGGGGCTGGTCGACCCCGACGCCTATGCCTACTTCCTGCCCAAGCCCGTCTTCCGCAAGCACACGCGCCTGGTGGACGGCGCCGACGGGCTCCGCTGGGTGGCCGCCTCCGGCATCCGGGGCCTTCGCTACTTCAGACTGCAGAACGTCAACCCCGGCGGGGGGCTCTACACCGTCACACTGCACTTCGCCGAGCCCGACGACCTGCGTCCGGGCCAGCGGGTGTTCGACATCCGCCTGCAGGGCAAGGTCGTCGCCGAGGAGTTCGACGTGGTCCGGGAGGCCGGCGGCCCCGACCGCGCCGTGACGCGGACGTTCACGAACGTGCCCATCGCCGAGTCGCTGCTGCTGGAACTCCAGCAGGCGCCCGGTTCCCCGCACCCTCCGCTCCTCTGCGGAGTCGAGTTGGTTCAGGAAGGATAG
- a CDS encoding carbon-nitrogen hydrolase family protein yields the protein MTRGSWLCVGGVLLAVLVVCTRAASAEGPPPATVKVAAVQFVSVMGDPEGNRARLEPLIREAAGQGAKIIVLPETAITGYLSHDIKTTWQVPGRAVTPGLAGASPAAAAETVPGPSTRAFAKLADDLDVYLTVPVLEVDTKSGQHFNTVVLVDPGGAVLLHYRKLNPWPYAERGWADRGDRGYAYVDTPYGRLALLICYDVNFEPPVLKTKKVDILLYPIAWVDDEGSDWFDARLPAIARENDMAVVGANWTVPEKPAWHGYGRSRIIDRRGNILARPAGDLGEEVLYAELPVAPPSGRAPAGE from the coding sequence ATGACCAGGGGATCTTGGCTCTGCGTCGGCGGCGTGCTGCTCGCGGTTCTCGTCGTCTGCACGCGGGCAGCGTCTGCAGAAGGGCCGCCGCCGGCGACCGTCAAGGTGGCGGCCGTGCAGTTCGTCTCGGTGATGGGCGATCCTGAGGGCAACCGGGCGCGTCTGGAGCCGCTCATCCGCGAGGCGGCGGGGCAGGGGGCGAAGATCATCGTCCTTCCCGAGACGGCGATCACCGGCTATCTGTCGCACGACATCAAGACCACCTGGCAGGTGCCCGGCCGGGCCGTCACGCCCGGGCTGGCCGGTGCCTCACCCGCTGCCGCGGCGGAGACCGTCCCCGGCCCGTCCACGCGTGCCTTCGCGAAGCTGGCGGACGACCTGGACGTCTACCTGACCGTGCCCGTGCTGGAGGTCGATACGAAGAGCGGGCAGCACTTCAACACCGTCGTCCTCGTCGATCCCGGCGGTGCCGTCCTCCTGCACTATCGCAAGCTCAACCCCTGGCCCTATGCGGAGCGCGGGTGGGCCGACAGGGGCGACCGCGGCTACGCCTACGTCGACACGCCCTATGGGCGCCTGGCGCTGCTCATCTGCTACGACGTCAACTTCGAGCCGCCCGTGCTGAAGACGAAGAAGGTGGACATCCTGCTGTACCCGATCGCGTGGGTCGACGACGAGGGCAGCGACTGGTTCGATGCCCGCCTGCCGGCCATCGCGCGCGAGAACGACATGGCCGTCGTCGGCGCGAACTGGACGGTGCCCGAGAAGCCGGCCTGGCACGGCTACGGCCGGAGCCGCATCATCGACCGCCGGGGCAATATCCTCGCGCGACCTGCCGGCGATCTGGGGGAAGAGGTACTGTACGCCGAGTTGCCGGTCGCACCACCCTCCGGCAGGGCTCCGGCTGGTGAATGA
- a CDS encoding CvpA family protein has translation MSGTLATLLVLALLVLMSIAGYRDGLFFSTYALVRNFFGFLCAMTFSDKLAGVIAAFVSNDPMARGYFEAISFALLFGGILFLGRWLKVTYTVPSIPAIRMVDRIAGPAAGLLNAVVVTGALLIFVSMLPFARFLPGDMGRFQASPALDTGAAMLRVYDHVQGRMGGGRHFLLNDEPLETDQNLNGRADTGDGYLDVNENGKWDRGRIWQYRNFPEITLDIVPQIPAQS, from the coding sequence ATGAGCGGCACGCTTGCCACCCTTCTGGTTCTGGCCCTGTTGGTGCTGATGTCCATCGCCGGCTACCGCGACGGCCTGTTCTTCTCCACGTATGCCCTGGTGCGGAACTTCTTCGGGTTCCTCTGCGCCATGACGTTCAGCGATAAGCTGGCCGGCGTCATCGCCGCGTTCGTGAGCAACGACCCGATGGCCAGGGGCTACTTCGAGGCCATCTCGTTCGCCCTGCTTTTCGGAGGCATCCTCTTCCTCGGCCGATGGCTGAAGGTGACCTACACCGTGCCCAGCATCCCCGCCATCCGCATGGTCGACCGTATCGCCGGGCCGGCGGCCGGGCTGCTCAACGCCGTCGTCGTTACCGGTGCCCTCCTGATCTTCGTCTCCATGCTCCCGTTCGCCCGGTTCCTCCCGGGCGACATGGGACGCTTCCAGGCATCTCCCGCCCTGGACACCGGGGCGGCCATGCTGCGCGTGTATGACCACGTGCAGGGCCGCATGGGCGGCGGCAGGCACTTCCTCCTGAACGACGAACCCCTGGAGACCGACCAGAACCTCAACGGCCGTGCGGACACCGGAGACGGCTACCTGGACGTGAACGAGAACGGCAAATGGGACCGCGGCCGGATTTGGCAATACCGCAACTTCCCGGAGATCACGCTGGACATCGTGCCGCAGATCCCCGCACAGTCCTGA
- a CDS encoding PilT/PilU family type 4a pilus ATPase produces MAETEKGIKLDVLFNQLPELGASDLHLKAGNPPIYRIGGELHRAKMEPLTGKQIYSLVEEWLGHDRMTELYQKGSLDLGHTFAKGRVRVNLFLQRGELSLAARLVTDKIPSLEDLHLPASLARLTDEMQGLVLVCGITGSGKSTTLASLLHMINRKRRCHILTIEDPIEYLHHDARSIVNQRELGLDCHSWPDALRAAVREDPDVILVGEMRDPETFQAGLTAAETGHLVFGTLHASSAAGTMGRILDLFEPSKHKLIRQSLSFNLRGIICQKLIPSYREGVSVVPVVELMFSNPSICKAIEEGKDARIGDLIAVGRDEGMQTWTQSFVDMIRTGFIEKKVAREYAPNKDALEMALKGIDIAHRSIG; encoded by the coding sequence ATGGCCGAGACCGAAAAGGGCATCAAGCTCGACGTCCTGTTCAACCAGTTGCCTGAGCTGGGTGCCAGCGACCTGCACCTGAAGGCAGGGAACCCGCCCATCTACCGGATCGGCGGCGAGTTGCACCGCGCCAAGATGGAGCCCCTGACCGGCAAGCAGATCTACTCCCTGGTCGAAGAGTGGCTCGGCCATGACCGCATGACCGAACTCTACCAGAAGGGCAGCCTGGACCTCGGACACACGTTCGCCAAGGGGCGCGTCCGGGTCAACCTCTTCCTCCAGCGCGGCGAACTCAGCCTTGCCGCGCGGCTGGTGACCGACAAGATCCCGTCCCTGGAGGACCTCCACCTGCCGGCCAGCCTCGCGCGCCTCACCGATGAGATGCAGGGCCTCGTTCTCGTCTGCGGCATCACGGGTTCGGGCAAGTCGACGACGCTCGCCAGCCTGCTCCACATGATCAACCGCAAGCGGCGCTGCCACATCCTGACGATCGAAGACCCCATCGAGTATCTGCACCACGACGCCCGGAGCATCGTCAACCAGCGTGAGCTGGGGCTGGACTGCCACAGCTGGCCGGACGCCCTGCGTGCGGCCGTTCGCGAGGACCCCGACGTGATCCTCGTGGGCGAGATGCGAGACCCGGAGACCTTCCAGGCCGGCCTGACGGCCGCCGAGACCGGCCACCTGGTCTTCGGCACCCTGCACGCCTCCAGCGCCGCCGGCACGATGGGGCGCATCCTGGACCTGTTCGAGCCATCCAAGCACAAGCTGATCCGCCAGAGCCTGAGCTTCAACCTTCGCGGCATCATCTGCCAGAAGCTCATCCCATCCTATCGCGAAGGCGTCAGCGTTGTGCCCGTCGTCGAACTCATGTTCTCGAACCCCTCCATCTGCAAGGCCATCGAGGAGGGCAAGGACGCCCGCATCGGCGACCTGATCGCCGTCGGTCGCGACGAGGGCATGCAGACCTGGACGCAGTCGTTCGTGGACATGATCCGCACCGGCTTCATCGAGAAGAAGGTGGCTCGCGAGTACGCGCCCAACAAGGACGCACTGGAGATGGCCCTGAAGGGAATCGACATCGCCCACCGATCCATTGGCTAA
- a CDS encoding sigma-54-dependent Fis family transcriptional regulator, whose protein sequence is MGCGLTVLVVESDSPVRDKLCQFLEQRYPRVLVAADAAAAMRAVRECGVDVLLVDVSDEQACGLDLLRQAGNRHSDLMAVAVAETGDAYNALRAIKLGAYRCLSRPLERTSLAEAIDGAGREALKSHGTLQTRRLLAVGQRGKRLIGNSALMMRVFERVDLVRRVDSNVIVLGETGTGKELVAFAVHRNSARARHPFVKLNCGAIPRDLLESELFGHEKGSFTGALQQHIGLFEQANRGTILLDEIGDMPLDLQVKLLSVIQDRAVQRVGGHERIPVDVRIVAATHQNLEEATKAGRFRLDLYYRLKVVTIEVPPLRDRKEDIPLLVQHFLERFARRNGRSVPAVEPETMQVLMNYDYPGNVRELENIIEGSLVLCRNGSITPEQLPDCVQAAGEPSSGELRILAGTPLEEVERLCIIETLRQTEGNKRRAASLLGISEKSVYNKLERYKIDLDSLKEQGPPPGREAADGF, encoded by the coding sequence ATGGGGTGTGGTCTGACGGTCCTTGTGGTTGAGTCGGATTCGCCTGTTCGTGACAAGCTCTGTCAGTTTCTGGAGCAGCGGTATCCGCGTGTGCTCGTGGCCGCGGACGCGGCGGCCGCCATGCGGGCGGTGCGCGAGTGCGGAGTCGACGTGCTGCTCGTGGACGTTTCCGACGAGCAGGCCTGCGGCCTGGACCTGCTCCGGCAGGCGGGGAACCGCCACTCGGACCTGATGGCCGTGGCCGTGGCGGAGACCGGCGACGCCTACAACGCGTTGCGCGCCATCAAGCTCGGCGCCTACCGCTGCCTGTCGCGTCCCCTGGAGCGGACGAGCCTGGCCGAGGCGATCGACGGCGCCGGCCGGGAGGCTCTCAAGAGCCATGGGACGCTCCAGACCCGTCGTCTGCTGGCCGTGGGCCAGCGGGGCAAGCGCCTGATCGGCAACAGCGCGCTGATGATGCGGGTGTTCGAGCGCGTTGACCTGGTCCGCCGAGTCGACAGCAACGTGATCGTCCTGGGCGAGACGGGCACGGGCAAGGAGCTGGTGGCCTTCGCCGTGCACCGCAACAGCGCGCGCGCGCGTCATCCGTTCGTGAAGCTGAACTGCGGCGCCATCCCCCGCGATCTGCTGGAGAGCGAGCTGTTCGGCCATGAGAAGGGATCCTTTACGGGCGCCCTTCAGCAGCACATCGGGCTGTTCGAGCAGGCGAACCGCGGCACGATCCTCCTGGACGAGATCGGGGACATGCCGCTGGACCTGCAGGTCAAGCTCCTGAGCGTGATCCAGGACCGGGCCGTCCAGCGCGTCGGCGGCCATGAGCGCATCCCCGTGGACGTCCGCATCGTGGCGGCCACGCATCAGAACCTGGAGGAGGCGACCAAGGCGGGCCGCTTCCGTCTCGACCTCTACTATCGCCTCAAGGTCGTCACCATCGAGGTGCCGCCCCTGCGGGACCGCAAGGAGGACATCCCCCTGCTGGTGCAGCACTTCCTGGAGCGCTTCGCCAGGCGCAACGGCCGCTCCGTGCCGGCGGTCGAGCCGGAGACGATGCAGGTGCTCATGAACTACGACTACCCCGGCAACGTACGGGAGCTGGAGAACATCATCGAGGGCAGCCTGGTCCTCTGCCGGAACGGCTCCATCACGCCGGAGCAGCTTCCGGACTGCGTGCAGGCCGCAGGCGAGCCATCGTCCGGCGAGCTGAGGATACTGGCCGGCACGCCGCTGGAGGAAGTGGAGCGGCTCTGCATCATCGAGACCCTCCGCCAGACGGAGGGGAACAAGCGCCGGGCGGCCAGCCTGCTGGGGATCAGCGAGAAATCCGTCTACAACAAGCTGGAACGCTACAAGATCGACCTGGACTCCCTGAAGGAACAGGGACCGCCTCCGGGCCGCGAGGCCGCAGACGGCTTCTGA